A genomic region of Antennarius striatus isolate MH-2024 chromosome 4, ASM4005453v1, whole genome shotgun sequence contains the following coding sequences:
- the dldh gene encoding dihydrolipoyl dehydrogenase, mitochondrial, with protein sequence MQSWTQLYRSLATRSHHLPCKLHGAAALSVRTYADKAAIDADVTVVGSGPGGYVAAIKAAQLGFKTVCVEKNPTLGGTCLNVGCIPSKALLNNSYLYHMAHGKDFASRGIEISGISLNLEKMMAQKSGAVKALTGGIAHLFKQNKVTHVNGFGMVTGKNQVTATAEDGSKQVINTKNILIATGSEVTPFPGIQIDEDSIVSSTGALSLKKVPEEMIVIGAGVIGVELGSVWQRLGSKVTAVEFLGHVGGLGIDMEMSKNFQRILQKQGLKFKLGTKVMGATKRPDGKIDVAVEAAAGGKNETLTCDVLLVCIGRRPFTKDLGLDSVGIELDNRGRVPVNGRFQTSVPSIYAIGDVVAGPMLAHKAEDEGIICVEGMAGGAVHIDYNCVPSVIYTHPEVAWVGKTEEQLKEEGVPYKVGKFPFAANSRAKTNADTDGMVKILSHKETDRMLGAHIVGSGAGEMINEAALAMEYGASCEDVARVCHAHPTVSEAFREANLAASFGKAINF encoded by the exons ATGCAGAGCTGGACTCAGTTGTACCGCTCCCTTGCTACG CGGAGCCACCATCTTCCTTGCAAATTGCATGGAGCTGCAGCTCTGTCTGTCagaacctatgctgacaaagcAGCAA TCGATGCAGACGTCACAGTGGTTGGCTCTGGTCCAGGCGGCTATGTCGCTGCTATCAAAGCTGCACAGCTCGGCTTCAAG ACAGTCTGCGTGGAGAAGAATCCCACACTGGGTGGGACATGTCTGAATGTTGGATGCATCCCCTCAAAG GCTCTGCTGAACAACTCCTACTTGTACCACATGGCTCACGGCAAGGACTTTGCAAGCAGAGGCATTGAAA TTTCAGGCATCTCACTGAACCTGGAAAAGATGATGGCTCAGAAGAGCGGGGCGGTCAAAGCGCTGACAGGAGGAATCGCACATCTATTCAAACAGAACAAA GTCACCCATGTTAATGGTTTTGGGATGGTGACTGGGAAGAACCAGGTGACAGCCACTGCAGAAGATGGCAGCAAACAGGTCATCAACACCAAAAACATCCTCATCGCCACCGGCTCCGAGGTCACGCCCTTCCCTGGAATCCAG ATTGACGAGGACAGCATCGTGTCTTCAACAGGAGCTCTGTCTCTGAAGAAAGTTCCAGAGGAGATGATCGTGATCGGAGCAGGAGTCATTGGAGTGGAGCTG GGGTCAGTGTGGCAGCGTCTGGGCTCCAAAGTCACAGCAGTTGAGTTTCTGGGCCACGTGGGCGGCTTGGGCATCGACATGGAGATGTCCAAGAACTTCCAGCGCATCCTGCAGAAGCAGGGCCTCAAGTTCAAGCTCGGCACCAAGGTCATGGGAGCCACCAAGAGGCCTGATGGCAAGATCGATGTGGC agttGAGGCAGCAGCTGGAGGGAAGAACGAAACTCTGACGTGTGACGTGCTGCTCGTCTGCATTGGCAGACGGCCCTTCACCAAGGACCTCGGTCTGGATTCCGTCGGCATCGAGCTGGACAACAGGGGCCGCGTCCCAGTCAACGGCCGCTTCCAGACTAGCGTGCCCAG TATTTATGCTATCGGTGACGTTGTCGCTGGTCCAATGTTGGCTCATAAAGCTGAAGATGAGGGCATTATCTGTGTGGAGGGTATGGCTGGTGGAGCCGTGCACATCGACTACAACTGTGTTCCCTCCGTCATCTACACACACCCTGAAGTTGCCTGGGTTGGCAAGACGGAGGAGCAGCTCAAAGAGGAG GGTGTGCCATACAAAGTTGGAAAGTTTCCGTTTGCAGCCAACAGCAGAGCCAAAACCAACGCAGACACTGACGGTATGGTGAAGATCCTCAGCCACAAGGAGACAGACAGGATGCTGGGAGCTCACATCGTCGGATCT GGGGCAGGAGAGATGATCAATGAAGCTGCTTTGGCCATGGAGTATGGCGCTTCCTGTGAGGATGTTGCCAGAGTCTGCCATGCCCATCCT ACTGTGTCGGAGGCCTTCAGAGAAGCAAACCTGGCCGCCTCTTTTGGCAAAGCCATCAACTTTTGA
- the LOC137594166 gene encoding E3 ubiquitin-protein ligase TRIM39-like — MSAISCLVTKDRCLCSICLDVFTDPVTTPCGHNFCKSCVTDYWIATKKCQCPNCKKTFNKRPELEINTFISEVATQLRQSVEVKACSGGSEPQDSKPGEISCDVCVGTKKKALKTCLLCLASYCKAHLEPHLIALPLKAHQLIDPVDLENRMCTSKHNRAVELFCRTDQMCVCMFCAVLGHKSHDVVPLKDEYTEKRANLEKTETEIQTMIQERQLKILEFKSCVGYSKNNADRELTDGARFFNTLMESIKGHDTEFINKIKEKQRQTENWAEHSIQELEQEISELQKRSSEVEQLLKSEDQFQFIDRFSLMSDAPPAKDWSVISTSPPSYIDCVRAAAQKTSETVTEQIKQAYQDELKNVRQYAVDVTLDHNTADSYIKLSDDGKQANYCFTGNYRRSGILLGSVKAQQSFSSGRFYYEVQVEKKNDWGLGVIRKSTNTYNKYAKDGYWMICFDAGREYRPTGTFPVYLDPKSQHKKVGVFVDYEEGLVSFYDAEDANLIYSFTGCEFNEDIFPIFCPAVDLDTSDNWPLIICPVNHTK; from the coding sequence ATGTCTGCTATCAGCTGTCTGGTGACTAAGGATCGGTGTCTGTGCTCCATCTGTCTGGATGTGTTCACTGATCCAGTTACCACACCATGTGGACACAACTTCTGTAAAAGCTGTGTCACTGATTACTGGATAGCTACTAAGAAATGTCAGTGTCCCAactgtaaaaaaacatttaataaaagacctgaACTGGAGATCAATACCTTCATCTCTGAGGTGGCTACTCAGTTGAGACAGTCGGTTGAAGTGAAAGCGTGCAGCGGCGGGTCAGAGCCACAGGATTCCAAACCAGGGGAGATTTCCTGTGACGTCTGTGTTGGAACCAAGAAGAAGGCCCTGAAGACCTGCCTCCTATGTCTGGCCTCCTACTGTAAGGCTCACCTGGAGCCTCATCTGATAGCTTTACCTCTCAAAGCACACCAGCTGATCGACCCAGTGGACCTGGAAAACAGGATGTGCACATCCAAGCACAACAGAGCTGTGGAGCTATTCTGTCGGACTGACcagatgtgtgtctgcatgttctGTGCTGTTTTAGGCCACAAATCTCACGATGTCGTTCCTCTGAAAGATGAATACACAGAAAAAAGGGCAAATCTGGAGAAGACAGAGACTGAAATCCAAACGATGATCCAGGAGAGACAGCTGAAGATTCTGGAGTTCAAAAGCTGTGTGGGGTACAGCAAAAATAATGCAGACAGAGAGCTCACAGATGGTGCTCGGTTCTTCAATACTCTGATGGAGTCCATTAAGGGGCATGACACGGAGTTCatcaacaaaattaaagaaaaacagaggcagacagagaaTTGGGCCGAACATTCCATCCAAGAACTAGAACAGGAAATCTCAGAGCTGCAGAAGAGAAGCTCAGAGGTGGAGCAGCTCCTAAAGTCTGAGGATCAATTCCAATTCATTGACAGATTTTCATTGATGAGCGATGCTCCACCCGCTAAGGACTGGTCTGTCATCAGCACGAGTCCACCTTCATACATAGACTGTGTTCGAGCTGCAGCTCAAAAGACATCAGAGACAGTCACTGAACAGATAAAACAGGCATACCAGGATGAGCTGAAGAATGTCCGGCAGTATGCAGTGGATGTGACACTTGATCATAACACAGCAGACTCCTATATCAAGCTATCTGATGATGGAAAACAAGCTAATTATTGTTTTACAGGAAATTACCGCAGAAGCGGTATACTGCTAGGTAGCGTCAAAGCTCAGCAAAGTTTCTCCTCTGGTAGATTTTACTATGAGGTTCAGGTTGAAAAGAAGAATGATTGGGGTTTAGGAGTCATTAGAAAGTCGACCAATACATATAATAAATACGCTAAGGATGGTTACTGGATGATATGTTTCGACGCTGGAAGGGAATACAGACCGACGGGAACATTTCCAGTCTATCTGGACCCAAAGTCACAACATAAAAAAGTGGGTGTGTTTGTTGATTATGAGGAGGGCCTGGTCTCCTTTTATGATGCTGAAGATGCAAATCTAATCTATTCCTTTACTGGCTGCGAGTTCAATGAGGACATTTTCCCAATCTTCTGTCCTGCTGTTGATCTCGACACTAGTGACAACTGGCCTCTGATCATCTGTCCTGTCAATCACACCAAATAG